From a region of the Haematobia irritans isolate KBUSLIRL chromosome 4, ASM5000362v1, whole genome shotgun sequence genome:
- the LOC142235942 gene encoding uncharacterized protein LOC142235942, with amino-acid sequence MTVSELETRLGLIESVFTQLCNIQASIEQETGDESEFDKRQRFEDLYCEIKSKILSTISQKQKSSGTQESSVFNQTLNSSGSVTKPSSNLPKLKLPVFSGKYTEWTNWFNTFNSIVDSDTDLDDLSKFVHLRSCLGSVPLGTIEFLELTGANYSKAMNLLKKRFENKSVIFQSHVKELFELERISRPSSESLRRLIDVINSHLHSLESLGSVEELKEVMIFYLARLKLDEDTLMKWHEYTNVGELPSWGRLEAFLTSRCLSLENSEVNSGRVVENSFKRNDDRRNGRKVRAKVLTASMSVSDTMCPSCSKGHSIMQCPVFLNLSPSQKYFEAKKYSLCILCLCHRHPVRDCKAEKCEKCSKPHHTMLHRENSKVSVPRTPVDNRGEVGKGSNNAALYSSMLQVSTANFLATALVLVKDASGGFHETRCVLDSGSQLNFITAGLADRLGLPCIESFAKISGIGNLSSEISKKVSTQIKSRTSEFTCNLEMHVIPEITNYSGNSLVDISSWNLPRNIKLADPFFNKNRKIEILVGIGLFFKLLSVGQIRLAENLPLLQKSLLGWIVVLGK; translated from the coding sequence ATGACAGTGTCGGAACTAGAGACACGCCTAGGGTTGATAGAATCCGtctttactcaattatgtaataTCCAGGCATCAATTGAACAGGAAACGGGTGACGAAAGTGAGTTCGATAAGCGACAGCGCTTTGAAGACCTGTATTgcgaaataaaatctaaaattttatcgactATATCACAAAAGCAAAAAAGTTCAGGCACTCAGGAGTCATCGGTATTTAACCAAACACTAAACTCGTCGGGTTCAGTTACCAAGCCATCGTCAAATCTTCCTAAACTTAAATTACCGGTATTTTCAGGAAAATACACTGAATGGACCAATTGGTTCAACACGTTCAATTCGATAGTCGATTCAGATACCGACTTAGATGATTTATCAAAATTCGTCCACCTTAGGTCGTGCCTGGGTTCTGTTCCATTAGGAACGATTGAGTTCTTAGAACTTACTGGAGCAAATTATTCCAAGGCCATGAATTTACTAAAAAAGAGATTCGAAAATAAGTCGGTTATATTTCAATCTCATGTTAAAGAATTGTTTGAATTAGAACGTATCTCTCGGCCATCTTCTGAATCTCTCCGTCGTTTAATAGATGTAATAAATTCTCATTTACACTCGCTAGAAAGCTTAGGCTCCGTCGAGGAGTTAAAGGAGgtaatgatattttatttagcTCGACTGAAACTTGATGAAGATACCCTAATGAAATGGCATGAATATACGAACGTGGGGGAATTGCCTTCATGGGGCCGTCTTGAGGCATTCCTCACGTCTAGATGTTTGTCTTTGGAAAATAGTGAGGTAAATTCCGGAAGAGTGGTGGAGAATTCATTTAAGCGTAACGATGACAGACGGAATGGACGAAAGGTTAGAGCCAAGGTTTTGACTGCCTCAATGAGTGTTTCTGATACTATGTGTCCAAGTTGTAGTAAAGGCCATTCAATTATGCAATGTCCCGTATTTCTGAACCTATCACCGAGTCAGAAATATTTTGAAGCCAAAAAATATTCTCTGTGTATTTTGTGCCTATGCCATAGGCACCCAGTTCGTGATTGCAAGGCTGAAAAATGCGAAAAGTGTTCAAAGCCGCATCACACTATGCTGCACAGAGAAAATTCCAAGGTATCAGTTCCTAGAACTCCGGTCGATAATAGGGGAGAGGTTGGCAAAGGTAGTAATAATGCAGCTTTATACAGTTCCATGTTACAAGTGTCTACTGCGAACTTTTTGGCCACCGCTTTGGTTTTGGTCAAAGACGCTTCTGGAGGTTTTCATGAAACCAGATGCGTTTTAGATTCTGGGAGccaattgaattttataactGCGGGCCTTGCAGATCGATTAGGACTACCATGCATTGAGTCGTTTGCCAAAATAAGTGGTATAGGAAATTTGAGCAGTGAAATCAGTAAAAAGGTCTCTACGCAAATAAAATCTAGGACTTCAGAGTTCACTTGTAATTTGGAAATGCACGTAATTCCAGAAATAACGAATTACTCTGGAAATAGTTTAGTTGATATCAGTTCATGGAATTTACCAAGGAACATCAAACTTGCCGATccctttttcaataaaaatcgtAAAATAGAAATATTAGTAGGAATTGGACTGTTTTTCAAGTTATTGTCTGTAGGCCAGATTAGATTGGCTGAAAATCTTCCGCTCCTTCAAAAGTCTTTATTGGGCTGGATagtagtgttgggaaagtaa